A stretch of Schaalia odontolytica DNA encodes these proteins:
- the dnaN gene encoding DNA polymerase III subunit beta, protein MKFTVARDVLAEAVSWTARALPVRPASPILAGVRIKAEGDELTLSSFDYEVSANSHIPATVDEAGEVLVSGRLLADISKSLPSKPVSVELDGQKVNLVCGSSHFTLAVMPLDEYPLLPAQPTGVGAIDSSTLSQAVSQVSIAASRDDTLPLLTGVRIEINGPSITLLATDRYRLAMRELDWEPTDTSIEEVALVKARILQDVAKSMTSGAKVEVGLSGESQPGASSLIGFTAQGRRTTSTLMDGDYPAVRRLFPDTTPIQAVVDRHALLEAVKRMSLVAERKTSVRLAFTEGQLVLEAGQGDNAQASEAIEATLNGDDISTAFNPQFLIDGLQVLDTDYVRFGFTHPTKPAVITGQKKADEGEVTQFRYLLMPIRFGI, encoded by the coding sequence ATGAAGTTCACCGTCGCCCGCGATGTTCTGGCCGAAGCCGTGTCGTGGACCGCCCGCGCGCTCCCCGTGCGTCCGGCCTCGCCGATCCTGGCCGGCGTGCGCATCAAGGCTGAGGGCGACGAGCTGACCCTGTCCTCCTTCGACTACGAGGTCTCCGCGAACTCGCACATTCCCGCGACCGTCGACGAGGCCGGCGAGGTCCTGGTGTCCGGTCGTCTGCTCGCCGACATCTCCAAGTCGCTGCCTTCCAAGCCTGTCTCCGTCGAGCTCGATGGCCAGAAGGTGAACCTGGTTTGCGGCTCCTCGCACTTCACGCTCGCGGTCATGCCCCTCGACGAGTACCCGCTGCTGCCCGCGCAGCCCACGGGAGTCGGCGCGATCGATTCGTCGACGCTGTCGCAGGCTGTGTCCCAGGTGTCGATCGCCGCGTCGCGCGACGACACGCTGCCCCTGCTGACAGGCGTGCGCATCGAGATCAACGGCCCGTCGATCACGCTGCTGGCTACCGACCGCTACCGCCTCGCCATGCGCGAGCTCGATTGGGAGCCCACCGACACCTCGATCGAAGAGGTTGCCCTGGTCAAGGCCCGCATCCTCCAGGACGTCGCCAAGTCGATGACCTCGGGTGCCAAGGTCGAGGTCGGCCTGTCCGGCGAGTCCCAGCCCGGCGCCTCGTCCCTCATCGGCTTCACCGCCCAGGGTCGTCGCACCACCTCGACCCTCATGGACGGCGACTACCCCGCCGTGCGTCGCCTCTTCCCCGACACGACGCCGATCCAGGCCGTCGTCGATCGCCACGCGCTGCTCGAGGCCGTCAAGCGTATGTCGCTGGTCGCCGAGCGCAAGACCTCCGTGCGCCTCGCTTTCACCGAGGGCCAGCTGGTCCTCGAGGCCGGCCAGGGCGACAACGCCCAGGCCTCCGAAGCCATCGAGGCGACCCTGAACGGCGACGACATCTCGACCGCGTTCAACCCGCAGTTCCTCATCGACGGCCTGCAGGTCCTGGACACCGACTACGTGCGCTTCGGCTTCACGCACCCCACGAAGCCGGCCGTCATCACGGGCCAGAAGAAGGCCGACGAGGGCGAGGTCACGCAGTTCCGCTACCTGCTGATGCCCATCCGCTTCGGCATCTGA
- the recF gene encoding DNA replication/repair protein RecF (All proteins in this family for which functions are known are DNA-binding proteins that assist the filamentation of RecA onto DNA for the initiation of recombination or recombinational repair.) produces MRVSHLALDDFRSWKHGVVELPEGPTVLVGANGQGKTNLVEALAYLSTFSSHRVGAEGALVRIPIDEDEAAPGGAVIRARVVASGREQVIELEIVRGKANRARINRAQVKPREILGIVRTVVFAPEDLSLVRGDPSVRRSFLDDLATQLSPIHASVRSDFDRVARQRAALMKAAQASLRRGHSPDLSTLEIWDQQFAALSARITATRASIASRLEEPAARSYDDVADSPRHLRLAFDASVDRVIGTDPENPASADLTNVDAQTERMLAALASVREKETERGVNLVGAHRDDLTLSLGAMPVKGYASHGESWSVALALRLGAFELLSDDGDTPILILDDVFAELDSSRREGLAALASKAEQIIVTCAVAGDLPASLDHHALHVRLDPERGTVIDEADDE; encoded by the coding sequence GTGCGCGTCTCCCACCTGGCCCTCGACGACTTCCGCTCCTGGAAGCACGGGGTCGTCGAGCTGCCCGAGGGCCCCACGGTCCTCGTGGGTGCGAACGGCCAGGGAAAGACAAACCTCGTCGAGGCGCTCGCCTACCTGTCCACGTTCTCGTCGCATAGGGTCGGCGCCGAGGGTGCCCTCGTGCGCATCCCCATCGACGAGGACGAGGCCGCCCCGGGCGGTGCCGTCATCCGCGCGCGGGTCGTAGCCTCGGGCCGCGAGCAGGTCATCGAGCTCGAAATCGTTCGCGGCAAGGCCAATCGCGCGCGCATCAACCGTGCGCAGGTCAAGCCCCGCGAGATTCTGGGCATCGTGCGCACGGTCGTGTTTGCACCCGAGGACCTCTCGCTCGTGCGCGGCGACCCGTCGGTGCGCCGATCTTTCTTGGACGACCTGGCCACGCAGCTCTCCCCCATTCACGCCTCCGTGCGCTCCGACTTCGACCGGGTCGCGCGCCAGCGTGCGGCGCTCATGAAGGCCGCACAGGCCTCGCTTCGTCGCGGCCACTCCCCCGACCTGTCGACCCTCGAGATCTGGGACCAGCAGTTCGCCGCCCTGTCCGCGCGCATCACGGCCACTCGCGCATCCATCGCATCGCGCCTGGAAGAGCCTGCCGCGCGCTCCTACGACGACGTCGCTGACTCCCCGCGCCACCTGCGCCTCGCCTTCGACGCCTCGGTCGACCGCGTCATCGGCACCGACCCCGAGAACCCGGCCAGCGCCGACCTCACCAACGTGGATGCTCAGACCGAGCGCATGCTCGCCGCCCTCGCGTCGGTGCGAGAGAAGGAAACCGAGCGCGGCGTCAACCTCGTCGGCGCACACCGCGACGACCTGACCCTCAGCCTCGGCGCGATGCCGGTCAAGGGCTATGCCTCGCACGGCGAATCATGGTCGGTCGCCCTCGCGCTGCGCCTCGGCGCCTTCGAGCTGCTCAGCGACGACGGCGACACCCCGATCCTTATCCTCGACGACGTCTTCGCCGAACTCGACTCCTCGCGGCGCGAGGGCCTGGCCGCCCTCGCCTCGAAGGCCGAGCAGATCATCGTCACCTGCGCGGTCGCCGGCGACCTGCCCGCCTCCCTCGACCACCACGCCCTGCACGTGCGCCTCGACCCCGAGCGCGGCACCGTCATCGACGAGGCCGACGATGAGTGA
- a CDS encoding DUF721 domain-containing protein has protein sequence MSEREDVAADELSGAVAPGEEADADEFVVRALERAQSVARTHGYTRSTLPSWGLDETRPRRSLDGSSEYAAIETDGFGRLADEESVAARAAARAAAYRHANGIEAPASSTDEDPEGDLAALRQALEGTGASWSRAPGMAAMRPRYRRANSLGAILARTIKMREWDTPTKMGSIMAKWRDIVGPQVAEHARIETFEGHRLVVRTDSTAWAKQLQLLLPTIERRIAEKVGSGVVEQVIIRGPVAPSWRKGPYVVRGRGPRADYG, from the coding sequence ATGAGTGAGCGCGAGGACGTGGCCGCCGACGAGCTGAGCGGAGCTGTGGCCCCCGGCGAAGAAGCCGACGCCGACGAGTTCGTCGTCCGTGCCCTCGAGCGAGCCCAGAGCGTCGCCCGCACGCACGGCTACACGAGGTCCACCCTGCCCTCGTGGGGCCTGGACGAAACACGTCCCCGACGCAGCCTCGACGGATCCAGCGAATACGCAGCCATCGAAACCGATGGATTCGGCCGCCTCGCCGACGAGGAGAGCGTTGCCGCGCGCGCCGCAGCCCGAGCCGCCGCCTACCGCCACGCCAACGGGATCGAAGCCCCGGCCTCGTCGACAGATGAAGACCCCGAGGGTGACCTCGCGGCCCTGCGCCAGGCCCTGGAGGGAACCGGCGCCTCGTGGAGCCGCGCCCCCGGCATGGCAGCCATGCGCCCGCGCTACCGCAGGGCCAACTCCCTGGGCGCGATCCTGGCGCGCACGATCAAGATGCGCGAATGGGACACCCCCACCAAGATGGGGTCGATCATGGCGAAATGGCGCGACATCGTCGGCCCGCAGGTCGCCGAACATGCCCGCATCGAGACCTTCGAGGGCCACCGCCTGGTCGTGCGCACCGACTCCACGGCCTGGGCCAAACAGCTCCAGCTGCTCCTACCCACCATCGAGCGGCGCATCGCCGAAAAGGTCGGATCCGGCGTCGTCGAGCAGGTCATTATCCGAGGCCCCGTCGCCCCCTCGTGGCGCAAAGGCCCATACGTCGTGCGTGGCCGAGGTCCGCGCGCCGACTACGGGTGA
- the gyrB gene encoding DNA topoisomerase (ATP-hydrolyzing) subunit B has product MADNEKTAEGEQSYGASDITVLEGLEAVRKRPGMYIGSTGERGLHHLVYEVVDNSVDEALAGYADHIEVTIQEDGGIKVVDNGRGIPVDEHPTEHKPTVEVVMTILHAGGKFGGGGYAVSGGLHGVGISVVNALSTRVNTEIRRQGYVWRMSFANGGTPITPLERGEETDETGTTQVFYPDPEIFETVEFDFETLRQRFQQMAFLNKGLRITLTDEREFATDEGDEIAGGEEASDKKTKGHRTVSYCYEHGLRDYVEYLDSAKKSETINNEIIDFEAENDEGTMSVEIAMQWTTAYSSSVHTFANTINTTEGGMHEEGFRTALTSLVNRYGREKGIIRDKDDNLTGDDVREGLTAVISIKLTEPQFEGQTKTKLGNTEARTFVAQQVYSKLTDWFDAHPADAKAIINKGQAAQAARVAARKAREATRRKGVLESASMPGKLRDCSSRTPSECEIFIVEGDSAGGSAVGGRDPERQAILPIRGKILNVEKARLDRALSSDTIRSLITAFGTGIGEDFDISKLRYGKIVIMADADVDGQHIATLLLTLLFRYMRPLIEGGHTFIAMPPLYRIKWTNAEHEFAYSDKERDELLAAGAAANRRLPKEGGIQRYKGLGEMNDHELWETTMDPASRILKQVTLDEAADADETFTILMGDDVDRRRTFIQRNATDVRFLDI; this is encoded by the coding sequence GTGGCTGACAACGAGAAGACCGCCGAAGGCGAGCAGTCCTACGGCGCATCGGACATCACCGTCCTCGAGGGCCTGGAAGCCGTCCGCAAGCGCCCGGGCATGTACATCGGATCCACCGGCGAACGCGGCCTGCACCACCTGGTGTACGAGGTCGTCGACAACTCCGTGGACGAGGCCCTGGCCGGCTACGCCGACCACATCGAGGTCACGATCCAGGAAGACGGCGGCATCAAGGTCGTCGACAACGGTCGAGGCATCCCCGTCGACGAGCACCCCACCGAGCACAAGCCCACCGTCGAGGTCGTCATGACGATCCTCCACGCCGGCGGCAAGTTCGGCGGCGGCGGCTACGCCGTCTCGGGCGGCCTGCACGGCGTCGGCATCTCCGTCGTTAACGCCCTGTCCACCCGCGTGAACACCGAGATCCGCCGCCAGGGCTACGTGTGGCGCATGTCGTTCGCAAACGGCGGCACCCCCATCACGCCCCTCGAGCGCGGCGAAGAAACCGACGAAACCGGCACCACGCAGGTCTTCTACCCGGACCCGGAGATCTTCGAAACCGTCGAATTCGACTTCGAGACCCTGCGCCAGCGCTTCCAGCAGATGGCCTTCCTCAACAAGGGCCTGCGCATCACCCTGACCGACGAACGCGAGTTCGCCACCGACGAAGGCGACGAGATCGCCGGCGGCGAGGAGGCCTCGGACAAGAAGACCAAGGGCCACCGCACCGTCTCCTACTGCTACGAGCACGGCCTGCGCGACTACGTCGAATACCTCGACTCCGCCAAGAAGTCCGAGACGATCAACAACGAGATCATCGACTTCGAAGCCGAAAACGACGAAGGCACCATGAGCGTGGAAATCGCCATGCAGTGGACCACCGCCTACTCCTCGTCCGTCCACACCTTCGCCAACACCATCAACACGACCGAAGGCGGCATGCACGAGGAGGGCTTCCGCACCGCGCTGACCTCCCTCGTCAACCGCTACGGCCGCGAAAAGGGCATCATCCGCGACAAGGACGACAACCTCACCGGTGACGACGTCCGCGAAGGCCTGACCGCCGTCATCTCGATCAAGCTCACCGAGCCCCAGTTCGAGGGCCAGACGAAGACCAAGCTCGGCAACACCGAGGCCCGCACCTTCGTCGCCCAGCAGGTCTACTCCAAGCTCACCGACTGGTTCGATGCCCACCCCGCCGACGCCAAGGCCATCATCAACAAGGGCCAGGCCGCCCAGGCCGCCCGCGTCGCCGCCCGCAAGGCCCGCGAGGCCACCCGCCGCAAGGGCGTCCTCGAGTCGGCTTCGATGCCCGGCAAGCTGCGCGACTGCTCCTCGCGCACGCCCTCCGAGTGCGAAATCTTCATCGTCGAGGGCGACTCTGCAGGCGGCTCCGCCGTCGGCGGCCGCGACCCCGAGCGTCAGGCCATCCTGCCGATCCGCGGCAAGATCCTCAACGTCGAAAAGGCGCGCTTGGACCGAGCCTTGTCCTCGGACACCATCCGCTCCCTCATCACCGCCTTCGGCACCGGCATCGGCGAAGACTTCGACATCTCGAAGCTGCGCTACGGCAAGATCGTCATCATGGCCGACGCCGACGTCGACGGCCAGCACATCGCCACGCTGCTGCTGACCCTCCTCTTCCGCTACATGCGACCCCTTATCGAGGGCGGCCACACCTTCATCGCCATGCCCCCGCTGTACCGCATCAAGTGGACCAACGCCGAGCACGAATTCGCATACTCCGACAAGGAGCGCGACGAACTGCTCGCCGCCGGCGCCGCCGCGAACCGCCGCCTGCCCAAGGAAGGCGGCATCCAGCGCTACAAGGGTCTGGGCGAAATGAACGACCACGAACTGTGGGAGACCACCATGGATCCGGCCAGCCGAATCCTCAAGCAGGTCACCCTCGACGAGGCCGCAGACGCCGACGAGACCTTCACGATCCTCATGGGCGACGACGTCGACCGACGCCGCACGTTCATCCAGCGCAACGCCACCGACGTGCGCTTCCTCGACATCTGA
- the gyrA gene encoding DNA gyrase subunit A, whose translation MSDEQTTDARHISDTERIRQVDLQKEMQRSYLDYAMSVIVGRALPDVRDGLKPVHRRVLYAMYDGGYRPTSSFSKSSRVVGEVMGNYHPHGDAAIYDALARLVQPWSLRYPLVAGQGNFGTPGNLGPAAPRYTECKMAPLAMEMVRDIDEECVDFQDNYDGRNQEPTILPARFPNLLANGSEGIAVGMATRIPPHNLRELARGVEWALEHPEASREELLEALIKLIPGPDFPTGATILGHKGIEDAYRTGRGSITQRAVVNVEEIQGRQCLVVTELPYQVNPDNLADKIAQLVRDGAIGGIADIRDETSGRTGQRLVIVLKRDAVAKVVLNNLYKRTSLQENFSANMLALVDGVPRTLSIDGFIRHWINHQIDVIVRRTKFRLRKALERLHILEGYLKALDALDEVIALIRRSPTVDEARAGLIELLDVDAVQADAILALQLRRLAALERQKIMDEHAELKARVDDLNDILAKPERQRAIISAELGEIVDKFGDERRTRILPFDGEMSMEDLIPEEDVVVTITRDGFAKRTRTDNYRSQKRGGKGVRGTQLRGDDVVEHFFVTTTHNWLLFFTNLGRVYRAKAYEIPEGGRDAKGQHVANLLAFQPDEHIAQVLAIRTYEDADFLVLATKRGLVKKTPLSLYNSPRSGGIIAINLREDEDGKPDELVSAQTIMADEDLILVSRDGQAVRFTATEDQLRSMGRSTSGVRGMKFRGDDELLSMEVPRENTDLLIVTESGYAKRTPVEEYPTKSRGTLGVRVGKLVDERGGLVGALVVRPDEDVMVITESGKLVQVNASDVRPTARNTMGVIFARPDDGDRIIAITRNSDSGDEDETDESENTEAVEGAEGAEVAEATDAPADEASAPAGGDDTADADK comes from the coding sequence GTGAGCGACGAGCAGACTACTGACGCGCGGCACATCTCGGACACCGAGCGCATCCGCCAGGTCGACCTGCAAAAGGAGATGCAGCGCTCCTACCTCGACTACGCCATGAGCGTCATCGTCGGGCGCGCCCTGCCCGACGTGCGCGACGGCCTCAAGCCCGTCCACCGCCGCGTCCTGTACGCCATGTACGACGGCGGATACCGCCCCACCTCCTCGTTCTCCAAGTCCTCCCGCGTCGTCGGCGAGGTCATGGGTAACTACCACCCCCACGGCGACGCTGCGATCTACGACGCCCTCGCGCGCCTCGTGCAGCCCTGGTCGCTGCGCTACCCGCTCGTCGCCGGTCAGGGTAACTTCGGTACCCCCGGCAACCTGGGCCCCGCCGCACCCCGTTACACCGAGTGCAAGATGGCGCCCCTGGCCATGGAAATGGTCCGCGACATCGACGAAGAATGCGTCGATTTCCAGGACAACTACGACGGCCGCAACCAGGAACCCACCATCCTGCCCGCGCGCTTCCCGAACCTCCTGGCCAATGGCTCCGAAGGCATCGCCGTCGGCATGGCCACCCGCATCCCGCCGCACAACCTGCGCGAGCTCGCGCGCGGCGTCGAATGGGCCCTCGAGCACCCCGAAGCCTCCCGCGAAGAGCTCCTCGAAGCGCTCATCAAGCTGATCCCCGGACCCGACTTCCCCACCGGCGCCACCATCCTGGGCCACAAGGGCATCGAAGACGCGTACCGCACCGGCCGCGGCTCCATCACGCAGCGCGCCGTCGTCAACGTCGAGGAGATCCAGGGCCGTCAGTGCCTCGTCGTCACCGAGCTGCCCTACCAGGTCAACCCTGACAACCTGGCCGACAAGATTGCCCAGCTCGTGCGCGACGGAGCGATCGGCGGCATCGCCGACATCCGCGACGAGACATCCGGCCGCACCGGCCAGCGCCTCGTCATCGTCCTCAAGCGCGACGCCGTCGCCAAGGTCGTCCTCAACAACCTCTACAAGCGCACCAGCCTGCAGGAGAACTTCTCCGCCAACATGCTCGCGCTCGTCGACGGCGTGCCCCGCACCCTGTCGATCGACGGCTTCATCCGCCACTGGATCAACCACCAGATCGACGTCATCGTGCGCCGCACGAAGTTCCGCCTGCGCAAGGCCCTCGAGCGCCTGCACATCCTCGAAGGCTACCTGAAGGCCCTCGACGCCCTCGATGAGGTCATCGCCCTGATCCGCCGCTCCCCCACGGTCGACGAGGCCCGCGCCGGCCTCATCGAGCTGCTCGACGTGGACGCCGTCCAGGCCGACGCCATCCTGGCCCTTCAGCTGCGCCGCCTGGCCGCCCTCGAGCGCCAGAAGATCATGGATGAGCACGCCGAACTCAAGGCCCGTGTCGACGACCTTAACGACATCCTCGCCAAGCCCGAGCGTCAGCGCGCCATCATCTCCGCCGAACTCGGCGAAATCGTCGACAAGTTCGGCGACGAGCGCCGCACCCGCATCCTCCCCTTCGACGGGGAAATGTCGATGGAAGACCTCATCCCCGAAGAGGACGTCGTCGTCACCATCACCCGCGACGGCTTCGCCAAGCGCACCCGCACGGACAACTACCGCTCGCAGAAGCGCGGCGGCAAGGGCGTGCGCGGCACCCAGCTGCGCGGCGACGACGTGGTCGAACACTTCTTCGTCACGACCACGCACAACTGGCTGCTCTTCTTCACCAACCTCGGCCGCGTCTACCGCGCCAAGGCCTACGAGATCCCGGAGGGCGGTCGCGACGCCAAGGGCCAGCACGTCGCCAACCTGCTGGCCTTCCAGCCCGACGAGCACATCGCACAGGTCCTCGCAATCCGCACCTACGAGGACGCAGACTTCCTGGTCCTGGCCACCAAGCGCGGCCTCGTCAAGAAGACCCCGCTGAGCCTGTACAACTCGCCCCGCTCCGGCGGCATCATCGCCATCAACCTGCGCGAGGACGAGGACGGCAAGCCCGACGAGCTCGTCTCCGCACAGACCATCATGGCCGACGAAGACCTCATCCTCGTCTCCCGCGACGGCCAGGCCGTGCGCTTCACCGCCACCGAAGACCAGCTGCGCTCCATGGGCCGCTCCACGTCCGGCGTGCGTGGCATGAAGTTCCGCGGCGACGACGAACTGCTCAGCATGGAGGTCCCGCGCGAGAACACCGACCTGCTGATCGTCACCGAGTCCGGCTACGCCAAGCGCACCCCCGTCGAGGAATACCCGACCAAGTCGCGCGGCACCCTCGGCGTGCGCGTCGGCAAGCTCGTCGACGAACGCGGCGGCCTCGTCGGCGCCCTCGTCGTCCGACCCGATGAAGACGTCATGGTCATCACCGAGTCTGGCAAGCTCGTCCAGGTCAACGCCTCCGACGTGCGACCCACCGCCCGCAACACCATGGGCGTCATCTTCGCCCGCCCGGACGACGGCGACCGCATCATCGCGATCACCCGCAACTCCGACTCGGGCGACGAGGACGAGACCGACGAGTCCGAGAACACCGAGGCTGTCGAGGGCGCTGAGGGCGCGGAGGTTGCTGAGGCGACCGACGCCCCCGCGGACGAGGCCTCGGCCCCCGCTGGCGGTGACGATACCGCAGACGCTGACAAGTGA
- a CDS encoding DUF3566 domain-containing protein, producing MSDHVSSTRSDAPRRVDLAIARIDAWTVMKVAFLLSVALGIAMVVATIVLWLMVDAMHVFSQLEEFLKTMGAGRYADLLDYARLPRVISYATIVAVINVVLLTALSTLGAMLYNVVASLVGGVKVSLMDE from the coding sequence ATGAGCGACCACGTCTCGAGCACCCGCAGCGACGCTCCCCGCCGAGTTGACCTGGCCATCGCGCGCATCGACGCGTGGACCGTCATGAAGGTGGCGTTCCTGCTGTCCGTCGCCCTGGGTATCGCAATGGTCGTCGCCACGATCGTCCTGTGGCTCATGGTCGACGCCATGCACGTCTTCAGCCAGCTTGAGGAATTCCTCAAGACCATGGGCGCCGGACGCTACGCGGACCTCCTGGACTACGCTCGTCTGCCGCGCGTCATCTCCTACGCGACCATCGTCGCAGTCATCAACGTCGTGCTGCTCACCGCCCTGTCGACGCTGGGAGCCATGCTCTACAACGTCGTCGCCTCGTTGGTGGGTGGCGTCAAGGTGTCTCTCATGGATGAGTGA
- a CDS encoding Mbeg1-like protein: protein MCDAVTRLTSSPLAQFGSVTFIDEAGATYVVFRGTNASAVGWAEDARFGLDFPTDSQRWAANYLAYAASRSDGPIIVVGHSKGANLALYAAATVTPPPLKHVYAFDPVGFPAPVVDGGFFASICGLIHIYVTAGSWVSPLLPLPAPATVVASSWPGPLSHNPYAWRCQRSSLAPDYRQPSRSGRFLRAVLSALLRARPTRIGIN, encoded by the coding sequence GTGTGCGATGCGGTCACTCGGCTGACGTCGAGCCCGCTTGCTCAGTTCGGTTCCGTCACCTTCATCGACGAGGCCGGGGCGACCTACGTGGTCTTCCGCGGGACGAATGCAAGCGCGGTCGGGTGGGCGGAGGATGCCCGCTTCGGCCTTGATTTCCCGACTGATTCGCAGCGGTGGGCCGCCAACTATCTGGCATATGCGGCGTCGCGATCCGATGGGCCGATTATTGTTGTCGGACACTCGAAGGGCGCGAATCTCGCGCTGTACGCGGCTGCGACGGTCACTCCTCCGCCGCTCAAGCACGTCTACGCGTTTGATCCCGTGGGTTTTCCAGCCCCGGTTGTTGACGGTGGATTTTTCGCGAGCATCTGCGGGCTGATACACATCTACGTGACGGCGGGTTCCTGGGTGAGTCCGCTGCTCCCCCTGCCCGCGCCGGCCACCGTCGTCGCGTCGTCATGGCCGGGGCCGCTCAGCCACAACCCCTATGCGTGGCGGTGTCAGAGGTCTTCGCTTGCGCCCGATTACCGTCAGCCGTCGCGGTCGGGCCGATTTCTGCGTGCTGTTCTCAGCGCACTGTTGCGGGCTCGCCCGACGCGGATTGGCATCAACTAG
- a CDS encoding DLW-39 family protein, whose translation MKKWVTCCVAVGSVVAVGIAVRQILVDLSDNADLWTSVTDAVED comes from the coding sequence ATGAAGAAATGGGTCACCTGTTGTGTGGCTGTCGGATCCGTCGTGGCCGTCGGCATCGCCGTCCGACAAATTCTCGTTGATCTTTCCGATAACGCTGACCTGTGGACGTCCGTCACGGACGCCGTGGAGGACTGA
- a CDS encoding cryptochrome/photolyase family protein — translation MTTLIWLRDDLRLADHPALTAACSAAHGPVVALWIHETRRTDEDNNRHGPRPLGAATRWWYHRSLQQLAPRLADLGIPLVFARGDAANVMRRVVDALQPTVVHWTRRYAPAACRLDAAIKQELKSRTEVHSHPGSLLTEPWLMQTTNGSHYQVFTPFSHAVASLPLGPLLPEPSPVIDPDGAATALASLREDGVLQNLEDIGLLDDGPAWWEETLAQHWEPGELAALQQLDAIDSWLPGYATRRDLPGEETSTSRISPRLRCGELSPRQAVAAARSSTASGEDIAAWTRQLYWREFSWHLLHHREYLEDTPMRPAFAEFPYDPNDHLAQAWRQGRTGIDLVDAGMRQLWQTGWMHNRVRMVAASLFTKNMLQPWQDGEQWFWETLVDADEANNPVSWQWVAGCGADAAPYFRIFNPDLQRTRFDPRSCYVKRWIPEGADRPVVPVVDLAESRREALAAYEQVRGASGSHARPQRG, via the coding sequence ATGACCACACTGATCTGGCTTCGCGACGACCTCCGTCTGGCTGACCATCCAGCTCTGACGGCCGCCTGCTCGGCAGCACATGGGCCCGTGGTGGCACTATGGATCCACGAAACCCGCAGGACCGATGAAGACAACAACCGGCACGGCCCACGCCCGCTCGGTGCGGCCACCCGGTGGTGGTACCACCGCAGTCTGCAGCAGCTGGCACCGCGGCTTGCTGACCTTGGCATTCCACTCGTCTTCGCCCGGGGTGATGCCGCGAACGTCATGCGCCGAGTCGTGGACGCCTTACAACCTACCGTCGTGCACTGGACACGACGCTACGCCCCGGCAGCCTGCCGACTGGACGCCGCCATCAAGCAAGAGTTGAAATCCCGCACCGAGGTGCACAGCCACCCCGGCAGCCTGCTCACCGAGCCCTGGCTGATGCAGACGACCAACGGCTCCCACTACCAAGTTTTCACACCGTTCAGCCACGCCGTAGCCTCCCTGCCCCTCGGTCCCCTCCTGCCCGAGCCCTCACCGGTCATTGATCCGGACGGCGCGGCCACAGCCCTCGCCTCGTTGCGGGAGGACGGCGTCCTGCAGAACTTAGAGGACATTGGCTTGCTCGACGACGGCCCCGCCTGGTGGGAAGAGACCCTCGCACAGCACTGGGAGCCCGGTGAATTGGCGGCCCTGCAGCAACTGGATGCGATTGACAGCTGGTTGCCCGGCTATGCCACACGCCGCGACCTGCCCGGGGAGGAAACATCCACCAGTAGAATCTCGCCGAGGTTGCGGTGCGGGGAACTATCGCCGCGCCAAGCCGTGGCCGCAGCCCGTAGCAGCACGGCCTCGGGCGAGGATATAGCCGCTTGGACCAGGCAACTCTACTGGCGCGAGTTCAGCTGGCACCTGCTCCACCACCGCGAATATCTCGAGGACACCCCCATGCGTCCGGCTTTCGCGGAATTCCCCTACGATCCCAACGACCACCTGGCGCAGGCCTGGCGACAGGGCCGCACCGGCATCGACCTCGTCGACGCTGGAATGCGGCAACTATGGCAGACAGGCTGGATGCACAACCGGGTGCGCATGGTCGCGGCATCGCTGTTCACCAAGAACATGCTCCAGCCCTGGCAAGACGGCGAGCAATGGTTCTGGGAGACTCTCGTGGACGCAGACGAGGCCAACAATCCTGTCTCCTGGCAGTGGGTGGCCGGCTGCGGCGCGGACGCTGCGCCCTACTTCCGCATCTTCAACCCTGACCTCCAGCGCACCCGCTTCGACCCGCGCAGCTGCTATGTCAAGCGCTGGATCCCGGAGGGAGCCGATCGGCCTGTCGTCCCTGTCGTCGACCTGGCCGAGTCGCGACGCGAGGCACTCGCCGCTTACGAGCAAGTACGCGGGGCATCCGGCTCCCATGCCAGGCCTCAACGTGGTTGA